Proteins found in one Poecilia reticulata strain Guanapo linkage group LG15, Guppy_female_1.0+MT, whole genome shotgun sequence genomic segment:
- the pcnx2 gene encoding pecanex-like protein 2 isoform X2 — protein MGSHVVQTLRQGVWASLTGGWYHDPDQNKFNNSCHLYLWIFLLMLPLSLHLALPPTTMALSIYCTSITVFFVLIKLANHRLHLMFDEGEAVVRSSLSDLSKAQEKKSNASDSCQPASIRKSSTLPDSVAMTTLARKRPSPVIQVTLKQTETDPGLIGVDCSKSDERKSAEGSGHLSLGRGNAAVAERAVGEDAELSPDDFSSPNPDQDAPLLQAQQRSPSRSAREEAELAENGAAAEEGGDVQRSSMGSRTGEETSPERNLKQDRREQREDDEAADRETVDEGLPPSKGSEDESEEGSEGQKENSDANNNSLGTPKDDQGDSIDITEFPPQAELEEEEAYCSDEIEVVLVDNSSPGLGSAHLDDSDTVKIIITMSCDPQTAAQLEESVKQSLLENAQAQKDAGECHIKIPVITFDSPEEGEEATGSEDELNPRQPQQVTSQSEEFHLCRETMSSESNTLECPDLEQEQGGLLMNEDGTPSPQLTNDNSSSGVDVRSHPDDTDPLEPIADSQGFLRLPAMVGRYGPGGRTHIRGLSMDSGKDAVLLSDRSQNITTMTSSKSDLEAKEGQIPNESNFLEFVSLLGSLSMRGGNAQEEEEKKSKQKVDPEEEEEDNRSAALGPDPAATDTSTDNKSERPKPPTSLPTNPPQAIKPTHIPIVSPDSPQTDRDKDPDYDSLPSQTSQSESSMLQVICRPEATCKEEAYTFHTVHRDRPRKLYAERALNLPLGAELITGNMCDLLSTSSNSECQDGAAGAHTDCPFQRRIIPAHRLRPRRTHPEIFPEEDSLDESSETSTQEKPTRKVYYKLQLLPGKWVSVLYDRLTLLALLDRNQDFLENIAAVFMAFLVSFLGFVLLNHGCFKDFWVFQFCLVIASCQYSLLKSVQPDAASPTHGHNQLVAYSRAAYFCIFCALIWLLEQLLRRKDLPVSTLYGVTIICYDVLSFVRDVLVGFTYCFPFAFLVGLFPQINTFTIYLLEQIDMHFFGGTAATSLISAIYSILRSLVALSLLYGFCFGALKPWDEQHTPALFSGFCGLLVVFSYHLSRQSSDPSVLLSLIKSKLMPALVESEEEEEEDADIKDPLPEKLQSSMKEILLSDLVVCSVAYILTFAITASTVFLSLKPFVTIVLYALAGTVGFVTHYLIPQLRKHHPWLWISHPVLKTKEYYQFEPREDAVLMWFERLYVGLLCFEKYLVYPAIVLSALTNDGFALSHRKKLGIHCDVLLTTVAGLKLLRSSFCDPSFQFLTLLFTLVFFHFDCPHASESFLLDFFVMSIVFHKMRELLLKLHFILVYIAPWQIAWGSAFHAFAQPFAVPHSAMLLLQTLLTTIFYTPLAPFLGSAIFITSYPRPVRFWERNYNTKRIDNSNSRLVSQVDKETGCDDNNLNSIFYEYLTRSLQHSLCGDLMLGRWGNYSAGDCFILASDYLNALVHLIEIGNGLVTFQLRGLEFRGTYCQQREVEAITEGVEEDDGCCCCEPGHLPHTLSCNAAFNLRWLAWEVTATKYLLEGYSISENNAATMLQVYDLRKLLITYYLKSIIYYLVHSPKLGAWLKDASIQEALQSYTKWHHIERDPQVFSVKIDEDYVHCLQGVTRASFCNVYLEWIQHCASKMETPVDSDEDSPLVTLCYALSVLGRRSLGTASHNMSNSLESFLYGFNTLFKGDFRIATKDEWVFTDLDLLQKVVAPAVRMSLKLHQDHFTCLEETEEASILYEAITNYRSGLVICHESDPAWRKAVLSSRDTLLTLRHMIDDGTDEYKIIMLYKRHLSFKVIKINKECVRGLWAGQQQELVFLRNRNPERGSIQNSKQALRNMVNSSCDQPLGYPMYVSPLTTSFAGTHRTLRSIGGGALSLDAIRSWLCSKWLRVRKDNLTSCNSGVNMEDVDCGAGGSSSLSHNRPSSVTSNSLSLYQHRARTTHSHRHHNTGRREYRSRSVQPQSQRPPVTSQSGPILDSGSAHGLVQRLSNSQLSFNTSIASIFSQVPRLSGAGGISSQLQAAQHQQRSSQVSSSSSTLSLLFGKRSFSSGLVISGLSAAEGGNTTDTQSSSSVNIAVGPSHRSSSRATQWTSEPYESIDASNSNAAVTVREGGQSSDQGFSQGLDKTQEESASASTAPEPADQKTV, from the exons gCCGTGGCAACGCTGCTGTGGCAGAGCGAGCCGTGGGGGAAGACGCTGAACTGTCCCCCGACGATTTCTCCAGCCCCAATCCGGACCAGGACGCCCCACTGCTGCAGGCCCAGCAGAGGTCCCCGTCACGATCCGCAAGGGAGGAAGCAGAGCTGGCCGAAAATGGAGCTGCTGCGGAAGAAGGAGGGGATGTTCAGAGATCTTCGATGGGAAGTCGGACAGGAGAGGAAACGTCTCCGGAGAGAAACTTAAAGCAGGACAGGAGGGAGCAAAGGGAGGATGACGAGGCTGCAGACAGGGAGACGGTGGATGAAGGTTTGCCGCCTTCAAAGGGAAGTGAAGATGAGAGCGAGGAAGGCAGCGAGGGCCAGAAAGAGAACTCGGACGCCAACAATAATTCGCTGGGGACTCCGAAGGATGACCAGGGCGACTCCATAGACATCACAGAGTTTCCTCCGCAG GCTGAGCTAGAAGAGGAGGAGGCGTACTGTTCCGATGAGATCGAGGTGGTTCTGGTCGATAACTCCAGTCCCGGTCTGGGGTCGGCCCACCTGGACGACAGCGACACAGTGAAGATCATCATCACCATGAGCTGTGACCCCCAGACGGCTGCTCAGCTGGAGGAGAGCGTCAAGCAGAGCCTGCTGGAGAACGCTCAG GCTCAGAAGGACGCGGGAGAATGTCACATCAAGATCCCCGTCATCACCTTCGACTCCCccgaggagggagaggaggcgACGGGCTCGGAGGACGAGCTCAACCCCAGACAGCCGCAGCAGGTCACGAGCCAAAGCGAAGAGTTTCACCTATGCAGAGAGACGATGAGTTCAGAGTCCAACACGCTGGAGTGCCCGGACCTGGAGCAGGAGCAGGGCGGGCTGCTGATGAACGAAGACGGCACGCCCAGCCCGCAGCTGACCAACGACAACAGCTCGTCTGGCGTTGACGTCCGCTCCCACCCAGACGACACGGACCCCCTGGAGCCGATTGCGGACTCACAGGGGTTCCTGCGTCTGCCTGCGATGGTGGGCCGCTACGGGCCGGGAGGAAGGACCCACATCCGAGGTTTGAGCATGGACAGCGGGAAGGACGCCGTCCTCCTTTCGGACCGCTCACAAAACATA ACCACAATGACCAGCTCCAAATCCGACCTGGAGGCAAAAGAAGGCCAGATTCCCAATGAGTCCAACTTCTTGGAGTTTGTTTCCTTGCTCGGTTCCCTCAGTATGAGAGGAGGGAACGcacaggaagaggaggagaagaagagcaaaCAGAAAGTGGAtcctgaagaggaagaagaag ATAATCGGAGTGCAGCTCTAGGGCCGGATCCAGCAGCAACAGACACCAGCACTGACAACAAATCAGAGCGACCCAAACCACCCACCAGTCTCCCAACGAACCCACCGCAAGCTATAAAGCCCACGCACATCCCCATTGTCTCTCCTGACAG TCCGCAGACGGACAGAGACAAGGATCCGGACTACGACTCCCTCCCATCTCAGACCTCTCAGTCTGAGAGCTCCATGCTGCAGGTCATCTGCAGACCTGAGGCCACCTGTAAAGAAGAGGCCTACACCTTCCACACTGTGCACA GAGACAGACCTCGGAAGCTGTACGCAGAGAGAGCCCTCAACTTGCCGCTGGGAGCAGAGCTCATTACAGGCAACATGTG CGACCTGCTGTCGACTTCGTCCAACTCGGAGTGTCAGGACGGCGCTGCGGGCGCTCACACCGACTGCCCCTTCCAGCGACGCATCATTCCCGCTCACAGGCTGCGGCCACGGAGGACGCACCCAGAGATCTTTCCG GAGGAAGACTCCTTGGATGAATCTTCGGAGACGTCCACGCAGGAGAAGCCGACGCGAAAGGTTTATTACAAACTCCAGCTGTTACCCGGGAAGTGGGTCAGTGTTTTGTATGACCGTCTGACCCTGCTCGCGCTTTTGGACAG AAACCAGGATTTTCTGGAGAACATCGCGGCGGTCTTCATGGCCTTCCTGGTTTCCTTTCTGGGTTTTGTGCTTCTCAACCACGGATGCTTCAAGGACTTCTGGGTCTTCCAGTTCTGCCTGGTCATCGCTAGCTGCCAGTACTCCTTGCTGAAG AGCGTCCAGCCAGATGCTGCGTCACCAACGCAT ggtcACAACCAGCTGGTGGCCTACAGTCGAGCAGCCTACTTCTGTATTTTCTGTGCTCTGATTTGGCTGCTGGAGCAGCTACTGAGGAGGAAGGACCTGCCGGTCTCCACTCTGTACGGAGTCACCATCATCTGCTACGATGTGCTGAGCTTCGTTAGGGACGTCCTAGTTG GTTTTACCTACTGCTTCCCGTTCGCCTTCCTGGTGGGCCTTTTCCCTCAGATCAACACCTTTACCATTTACCTGCTGGAGCAGATTGACATGCACTTCTTTGGAGGAACGG CCGCCACAAGTCTCATCTCAGCGATCTACAGCATCCTCCGCAGTCTGGTCGCTTTGTCTCTGCTGTACGGTTTCTGCTTCGGAGCGCTCAAG CCGTGGGACGAGCAACACACACCGGCCCTGTTCTCTGGTTTCTGTGGCCTTCTGGTTGTGTTTTCCTATCACCTCAGCCGGCAGAGCAGCGACCCCTCTGTGCTgct atcgCTCATCAAGTCCAAATTAATGCCCGCACTTGTGGAgagtgaagaagaggaggaggaagatgcaGACATCAAAGACCCGCTGCCCGAGAAACTGCAGAGCTCCATG AAGGAGATTCTGTTATCGGATTTGGTGGTTTGCTCCGTCGCCTACATCCTAACCTTCGCCATCACGGCGAGCACTGTGTTCCTCTCTCTGAAG CCCTTCGTGACCATCGTGCTGTACGCTCTGGCGGGGACGGTGGGGTTCGTGACCCACTACCTGATTCCTCAGCTGCGGAAGCATCACCCTTGGTTGTGGATCTCTCATCCGGTTCTGAAGACCAAAGAGTACTACCAGTTTGAGCCCAGAG AGGACGCCGTGCTCATGTGGTTCGAGCGCCTGTACGTGGGGCTGCTGTGCTTCGAGAAGTACCTGGTCTACCCCGCTATCGTGCTGAGCGCCCTCACCAACGACGGCTTCGCCCTCAGCCACCGCAAGAAGCTGGGAATCCA CTGCGACGTCCTCCTGACGACGGTCGCTGGGCTGAAACTCCTGCGCTCCTCCTTCTGCGACCCCAGCTTCCAGTTCCTCACGCTTCTCTTCACGCTCGTGTTTTTCCACTTCGACTGTCCGCACGCCTCTGAGAGCTTCCTGCTGGACTTCTTCGTCATGTCGATTGTCTTCCACAAG ATGCGCGAGTTGCTGCTAAAGCTCCACTTCATCCTGGTTTACATCGCTCCCTGGCAGATCGCCTGGGGAAGCGCCTTCCATGCCTTCGCTCAGCCTTTTGCCGTGCCTC ACTCAGccatgttgctgctgcagaCTCTGCTCACCACCATCTTCTACACGCCGCTGGCGCCCTTCCTCGGCAGCGCCATCTTCATCACGTCTTACCCGCGGCCCGTCAGGTTCTGGGAGCGAAACTACAA CACAAAGCGCATCGACAACTCCAACAGCAGGCTGGTGTCCCAGGTGGACAAGGAGACAG GTTGCGACGACAACAACCTGAACTCGATTTTTTACGAGTACCTGACTCGCTCGCTGCAGCACTCGCTGTGCGGGGATCTCATGCTGGGCCGGTGGGGCAACTACAGCGCCGGAGACTGCTTCATCCTGGCCTCTGACTACCTCAACGCCCTCGTCCACCTCATCGAGATCGGCAACGGCCTCGTCACCTTCCAGCTCAGGGGGCTGGAGTTCAGAG GCACCTACTGCCAGCAGAGGGAGGTGGAGGCCATCACCGAAGGCGTGGAGGAGGACgacggctgctgctgctgcgagCCGGGCCACCTGCCTCACACGCTGTCGTGCAACGCCGCCTTCAACCTGCGCTGGCTGGCCTGGGAGGTGACGGCCACCAAGTACCTGCTGGAGGGATACAGCATCAGCGAGAACAACGCCGCCACCATGCTGCAGGTGTACGACCTCCGAAAGCTGCTCATCACCTACTACCTGAAA AGCATCATCTACTACCTGGTCCACTCGCCCAAGCTGGGCGCTTGGCTGAAGGACGCCAGCATCCAGGAGGCGCTGCAGTCCTACACCAAGTGGCACCACATCGAGCGGGACCCGCAGGTGTTCAGCGTGAAGATCGACGAGGACTACGTCCACTGCCTGCAGGGGGTGACGCGCGCCAGCTTCTGCAACGTCTACCTGGAGTGGATCCAGCACTGCGCTAGCAAGATGGAGACG CCTGTGGACAGCGACGAAGACTCCCCTCTGGTGACGCTGTGCTACGCCCTGTCTGTCCTGGGAAGGAGGTCACTTGGCACGGCGTCGCACAACATGTCCAACAG CCTGGAGTCCTTTCTGTACGGCTTCAACACCCTGTTTAAAGGCGACTTCCGCATTGCCACCAAAGACGAGTGGGTTTTCACCGACCTGGACCTGCTGCAGAAGGTGGTGGCACCTGCCGTCAGAATGAGCCTCAAGTTGCATCAG GACCACTTCACGTGCctggaggagacggaggaggcGTCCATCCTGTACGAAGCCATCACGAACTACCGCAGCGGCCTGGTGATCTGCCACGAGAGCGACCCCGCCTGGCGTAAGGCGGTGCTGTCCAGCCGCGACACACTGCTCACCCTGAGGCACATGATCGACGACGGCACAGACGAGTACAAGATCATCATGCTGTACAAGCGCCACCTCAGCTTCAAGGTCATCAAG ATCAATAAGGAGTGTGTGCGCGGTTTATGGGCGGGCCAGCAGCAGGAGTTGGTGTTTCTGCGGAACCGCAACCCGGAGCGCGGCAGCATCCAGAACTCAAAACAAGCGCTGAGGAACATGGTCAACTCGTCCTGCGACCAGCCGCTGGGATACCCCAT gtacGTGTCACCGCTGACAACATCGTTTGCAGGAACACATCGCACACTCCGCAGCATCGGAGGAGGGGCTCTCAGTTTGGACGCCATTCGTTCCTGGCTCTGCTCTAAATGGTTGCG AGTGCGTAAGGACAACCTGACCAGCTGCAACAGCGGCGTGAACATGGAGGACGTGGACTGCGGTGCCGGCGGTTCCTCCTCGCTGAGCCACAACCGGCCGTCCTCTGTCACGTCAAACAGCCTGAGCCTCTACCAGCACAGAGCGCGGACGACGCACAGCCACAGGCATCACAACACGG GAAGGAGAGAATACCGCAGTCGGTCTGTGCAACCTCAGAGTCAACGCCCTCCCGTAACCAGCCAATCAGGTCCCATCCTGGACTCTGGCTCCGCCCACGGTCTGGTCCAGCGTCTGTCCAACAGTCAGCTGTCCTTTAATACTTCCATCGCCTCCATTTTCTCTCAG gtcCCTCGTCTGTCCGGAGCAGGAGGGATCAGCTCTCAGCTTCAGGCAGCGCAGCATCAGCAGCGCTCCAGTCAG GTCTCTTCATCTTCGTCCACACTCAGCCTTCTGTTCGGGAAACGCAGCTTCTCCAGCGGCCTGGTCATCTCTGGCCTGTCCGCTGCCGAAGGCGGCAACACCACCGACACGCAGTCCTCGTCCAGCGTCAACATCGCCGTCGGGCCTTCGCACAGGTCCAGCAGCAGAGCCACGCAG TGGACCTCGGAGCCATACGAGAGCATAGACGCATCCAACTCCAATGCCGCCGTGACGGTGAGGGAGGGCGGCCAGTCGAGCGATCAAGGCTTCAGTCAGGGACTGGACAAGACCCAGGAGGAATCTGCATCTGCCTCAACAGCTCCGGAGCCAGCTGATCAAAAGACTGTCTGA